A single region of the Solwaraspora sp. WMMD791 genome encodes:
- a CDS encoding FAD-dependent oxidoreductase, which produces MTEYGCDILVVGGGLGGVAAALGALRAGRTVALTEEHDWLGGQLTSQAVPPDEHSWVERFGVTASYRALREGIRDYYRRHYPLTEAARAQRELNPGGGHVSRLCHEPRVAVAVIEAMLAPYRGAGQLRVLQPYRPVAADTDGDRVTAVTVAHRDGGGEITITAPYVLDATETGELLPLTGTEYVTGFESRADTGEPSAPDVADPTNMQAVSVCFAIDHVDGDHTIDRPARYGFWRDYQPPFWGDRMLSWRSPNPRTLQIGQRSFTPNPDDDPLAVVADQRLSPGDGNLWTFRRIAARRMFRPGAYPSDICLVNWPMIDYFESPVIDVPDPAHHLTAARELSRSVLYWLQTEAPRPDGGTGFPGLRLRGDVTGGTDGLAQAPYIRESRRIRAEYTVVEQDLSLAVRGDKGAVRYPDPVGVGMYRIDLHPSTGGDNYVDVAACPFEIPLGALLPQRMRNLLPAGKNIGTTHITNGAYRLHPVEWNVGEAAGTLAAYCLDRRVEPHAVRADTDLLADYSTRLDAAGVERRWPDVTGY; this is translated from the coding sequence GTGACGGAGTACGGCTGCGACATCCTGGTCGTCGGCGGTGGACTGGGCGGGGTGGCCGCCGCGCTCGGCGCGCTACGCGCCGGCCGCACGGTGGCGCTCACCGAGGAACACGACTGGCTCGGCGGGCAGCTGACCAGTCAGGCGGTTCCGCCGGACGAGCACTCCTGGGTGGAGCGGTTCGGGGTGACCGCCAGCTACCGCGCGTTGCGCGAGGGCATCCGCGACTACTACCGGCGGCACTATCCGCTGACCGAGGCGGCCCGCGCCCAGCGCGAACTCAACCCCGGCGGCGGGCACGTCAGCCGGCTCTGCCACGAGCCCCGGGTCGCCGTCGCGGTGATCGAGGCGATGCTCGCGCCGTACCGTGGCGCGGGGCAGCTGCGGGTGCTGCAACCGTACCGGCCGGTCGCCGCCGACACCGACGGCGACCGCGTCACCGCGGTCACCGTCGCGCACCGCGACGGCGGCGGCGAGATCACCATCACCGCGCCGTACGTGCTGGACGCCACCGAGACCGGTGAGCTGCTGCCGCTGACCGGCACCGAGTACGTCACCGGCTTCGAGTCGCGGGCCGACACCGGCGAACCCAGCGCCCCGGACGTGGCCGACCCGACCAACATGCAGGCGGTGTCGGTCTGTTTCGCGATCGACCACGTCGACGGCGACCACACCATCGACCGGCCGGCCCGGTACGGGTTCTGGCGCGACTACCAGCCGCCCTTCTGGGGCGACCGGATGCTGTCGTGGCGCTCACCCAACCCCCGTACCCTGCAGATCGGCCAGCGCAGCTTCACCCCGAACCCCGACGACGACCCGCTCGCCGTCGTCGCCGACCAGCGACTCAGCCCCGGCGACGGCAACCTGTGGACGTTCCGGCGGATCGCGGCGCGCCGGATGTTCCGCCCAGGGGCGTACCCCAGCGACATCTGCCTGGTCAACTGGCCGATGATCGACTACTTCGAGTCGCCGGTCATCGATGTGCCCGACCCGGCCCACCATCTCACGGCCGCCCGGGAACTGTCCCGCAGCGTGCTCTACTGGCTGCAGACCGAGGCACCCCGCCCCGACGGTGGCACCGGCTTCCCCGGCCTGCGGCTGCGCGGCGACGTCACCGGCGGCACCGACGGGCTCGCCCAGGCCCCGTACATCCGGGAATCGCGTCGGATCCGGGCCGAGTACACCGTCGTCGAACAGGACCTGTCGCTGGCGGTACGCGGCGACAAGGGCGCGGTGCGCTACCCCGACCCGGTCGGCGTCGGCATGTACCGCATCGACCTGCACCCTTCCACCGGCGGCGACAACTACGTCGACGTCGCCGCCTGCCCCTTCGAGATCCCGCTCGGCGCGCTGCTGCCGCAGCGGATGCGCAACCTGCTACCCGCCGGCAAGAACATCGGCACCACCCACATCACCAACGGCGCGTACCGGCTGCACCCGGTCGAGTGGAACGTCGGCGAAGCCGCCGGCACCCTCGCCGCGTACTGCCTGGACCGGCGGGTCGAACCCCACGCGGTACGCGCCGACACCGACCTGCTCGCCGACTACTCCACCCGGCTCGACGCCGCCGGCGTCGAACGACGCTGGCCGGACGTGACCGGCTACTGA
- a CDS encoding LacI family DNA-binding transcriptional regulator, with protein sequence MTGSRRRVTQQDIARMTGVSQATVSLVLNGRADADVRIAPETRERVLAAIRATGYVADPVARRLADRHNRILGVFTSEPVFPSGTGDFYQPFLLGIEQCAEHLGCDLLLLTSAPVLDGRRRLFHQDNRLRLADGCVLLGRQLDPAELTRLLADGLPFVSVGRRDDAGGPVPYVGADYPAATGALVRRAVALGHRRLTYLGQGDGPESHADRMRGFRTAAAAAGVEWRHEPAAGRDPAELLDAVTAGTCTVVFAEEYADGVALAVQARQRGLDIPADLSIVALGDPTRPARADLDLTGFRIPRQQMGWQAVEVLTAALRGATAAPAQRLLPCEEVVGATLVPPTGRNPAQ encoded by the coding sequence GTGACCGGATCTCGCCGACGGGTCACCCAGCAGGACATCGCCCGGATGACCGGCGTCAGCCAGGCCACGGTCTCCCTGGTACTCAACGGCCGGGCCGACGCCGACGTACGGATCGCGCCGGAGACGCGCGAACGGGTCCTCGCCGCGATCCGCGCCACCGGCTACGTCGCCGACCCGGTCGCCCGCCGGCTCGCCGACCGGCACAACCGCATCCTCGGCGTCTTCACCTCCGAGCCGGTGTTTCCCAGCGGCACCGGCGACTTCTACCAACCTTTCCTGCTCGGCATCGAACAGTGCGCCGAGCACCTCGGCTGCGACCTGCTGCTACTCACCAGCGCCCCGGTCCTCGACGGGCGGCGTCGACTGTTCCACCAGGACAACCGGCTACGGCTGGCCGACGGCTGCGTCCTGCTCGGCCGTCAGCTCGACCCGGCCGAACTGACCCGGCTGCTCGCCGACGGACTGCCGTTCGTCTCCGTCGGACGGCGCGACGACGCGGGCGGCCCGGTGCCGTACGTCGGTGCCGACTACCCCGCCGCCACCGGCGCGCTGGTGCGCCGCGCCGTCGCACTGGGCCACCGTCGGCTCACCTATCTGGGCCAGGGTGACGGCCCCGAGTCGCACGCCGACCGGATGCGCGGATTCCGTACCGCCGCTGCGGCCGCCGGCGTCGAGTGGCGGCACGAGCCGGCCGCCGGCCGTGACCCGGCCGAGCTGCTCGACGCGGTCACGGCGGGCACCTGCACCGTGGTCTTCGCCGAGGAGTACGCCGACGGCGTCGCGCTCGCCGTACAGGCCCGCCAGCGAGGTCTGGACATCCCGGCCGACCTGTCCATCGTGGCCCTGGGTGACCCGACCCGGCCGGCCCGCGCCGATCTGGACCTCACCGGTTTCCGGATCCCCCGGCAACAGATGGGCTGGCAGGCGGTCGAAGTCCTGACGGCGGCGCTGCGCGGTGCCACGGCCGCGCCCGCGCAGCGGCTGTTGCCCTGCGAGGAAGTCGTCGGCGCCACCCTGGTGCCGCCAACCGGAAGGAACCCGGCACAGTGA
- a CDS encoding sugar ABC transporter substrate-binding protein encodes MRNRIATAALAASLLGVAACGGDDGGTDGPVSLRMTIWSANEAHLALFDEIADAYLADNPGVAAISFDPLPFENYTTTLTTQIAGGNPPDLAWIFESSAPDFVTSGVLAPLDEVVTDADDLVDSATALWRDGDTLYAYPFSTSPFGVFVNRDLIAEASRPDPAAQLAAGEWTWANAVDTAAAVNAATDRAGLVIRDFDYQGWDYLSTVWAGWGAQAWSDDGRECGFTDPAMVDAMTFLHEAIFTAGALPGPGTTADFFAGEAALTITQISRASLLEDGAFDWDLLPLPAGPAGEYAVIGQGGVAVLQRGPNAEAAADFLGYLTNPENSAKLARFFPPPRQSLLTADTLAQTNPLLTPEQLQQVVIDGIAAGVVKPSHTDSAEINQAVRAALDPMWRADADVPGVLAGVCAAIAPLLAG; translated from the coding sequence ATGAGAAACCGGATAGCGACCGCGGCCCTGGCGGCCAGCCTGCTCGGCGTCGCCGCCTGCGGCGGGGACGACGGCGGCACCGACGGCCCGGTCTCGCTACGGATGACCATCTGGTCGGCCAACGAGGCGCACCTGGCCCTGTTCGACGAGATCGCCGACGCCTACCTCGCCGACAACCCGGGCGTGGCCGCGATCAGTTTCGACCCGTTGCCGTTCGAGAACTACACCACCACACTGACCACGCAGATCGCCGGCGGCAACCCGCCCGACCTGGCCTGGATCTTCGAAAGCTCGGCCCCGGACTTCGTCACCTCGGGCGTGCTCGCCCCGCTCGACGAGGTGGTCACCGACGCCGACGACCTGGTCGACTCGGCCACCGCGCTGTGGCGCGACGGCGACACCCTCTACGCGTACCCCTTCTCGACCTCGCCGTTCGGCGTCTTCGTCAACCGCGACCTGATCGCCGAGGCCAGCCGGCCCGACCCGGCCGCGCAGCTCGCGGCGGGGGAGTGGACCTGGGCCAACGCGGTCGACACCGCCGCTGCGGTCAACGCGGCCACCGACCGGGCGGGCCTGGTCATCCGGGACTTCGACTACCAGGGCTGGGACTACCTGTCCACCGTGTGGGCCGGCTGGGGTGCGCAAGCCTGGAGCGACGACGGGCGTGAGTGCGGCTTCACCGACCCGGCGATGGTCGACGCGATGACCTTCCTGCACGAGGCGATCTTCACGGCCGGCGCGCTGCCGGGACCGGGCACCACCGCGGACTTCTTCGCCGGCGAGGCCGCGCTGACGATCACCCAGATCTCCCGGGCCTCGCTGCTGGAAGACGGCGCGTTCGACTGGGACCTGCTGCCATTGCCGGCCGGCCCGGCCGGCGAGTACGCGGTGATCGGTCAGGGCGGTGTCGCGGTGCTGCAACGCGGCCCGAACGCCGAGGCCGCCGCAGACTTCCTGGGCTACCTCACCAACCCGGAGAACTCCGCCAAACTGGCGCGGTTCTTCCCACCGCCCCGGCAGTCGCTGCTGACCGCCGACACCCTGGCGCAGACCAACCCGCTGCTCACGCCGGAGCAGCTGCAACAGGTCGTCATCGACGGCATCGCCGCCGGGGTGGTCAAGCCCAGCCACACCGACAGCGCCGAGATCAACCAGGCGGTCCGGGCCGCCCTCGACCCGATGTGGCGGGCCGACGCCGACGTGCCCGGCGTCCTCGCCGGGGTCTGCGCGGCGATCGCGCCGCTGCTGGCCGGGTGA
- a CDS encoding carbohydrate ABC transporter permease, whose amino-acid sequence MSSSTLSPRAKLALYGVLLVLAVPFVFPTWWMVTSSVKPVSQIFAFPPTLWPTDISFAAYRDVFTLQPFARQYWNSAYIAAVVTVGTLAVSSLAGYAFARIRFRGQQALFLLVLLGLLIPSEVTIVPLFQMFNQLGLIDTHWPLILVPIFGAPSVLATFIMRQFFLALPGELEEAARVDGLGRFAIFWRIALPLARPALGAVAIFTFLHSWNLYLEPIVFLSTPEKFTLPQALTQFVDAYGGPMWNVQLSAASLTAIPVLIVFVIAQRQFIEGLAHTGLKG is encoded by the coding sequence ATGAGCAGTAGCACGCTCTCGCCACGGGCGAAGCTCGCCCTGTACGGCGTACTGCTGGTCCTCGCCGTGCCGTTCGTCTTCCCCACCTGGTGGATGGTCACCTCGTCGGTGAAGCCGGTGAGCCAGATCTTCGCCTTCCCGCCGACGCTGTGGCCGACCGACATCAGCTTCGCCGCCTACCGTGACGTGTTCACCCTGCAGCCGTTCGCCCGGCAGTACTGGAACAGCGCCTACATCGCCGCCGTGGTCACCGTCGGCACGCTGGCGGTGTCGTCGCTGGCCGGCTACGCGTTCGCCCGGATCCGGTTCCGGGGCCAGCAGGCGCTGTTCCTGCTGGTGCTGCTCGGCCTGCTGATCCCCAGTGAGGTGACGATCGTCCCGCTGTTTCAGATGTTCAACCAACTGGGCCTGATCGACACCCACTGGCCGCTGATCCTGGTGCCGATCTTCGGCGCGCCGAGTGTGCTGGCCACCTTCATCATGCGGCAGTTCTTCCTCGCCCTGCCGGGTGAGCTGGAGGAGGCGGCCCGGGTCGACGGGCTCGGCCGGTTCGCCATCTTCTGGCGGATCGCGCTGCCGCTGGCCCGCCCGGCGCTGGGCGCGGTGGCGATCTTCACCTTCCTGCACAGCTGGAACCTCTATCTGGAGCCGATCGTGTTCCTGTCCACTCCGGAGAAGTTCACCCTGCCGCAGGCCTTGACCCAGTTCGTCGACGCCTACGGCGGGCCGATGTGGAACGTGCAGTTGTCGGCGGCGTCGCTGACCGCGATCCCGGTGCTGATCGTGTTCGTGATTGCCCAGCGGCAGTTCATCGAGGGCCTGGCGCACACCGGCCTGAAGGGGTGA
- a CDS encoding helix-turn-helix transcriptional regulator, whose amino-acid sequence MTGGGPTPPAGSGSTLADKLNLLFDTVRPAGRDPYTSREVADAIRERGGSISDVYIWQLRTGRRTNPTKEHLEALADFFDVDPAFFFDRRRSGEIERDLHALQAMRNLKVRAVATRLSALPEEQLDAVGDILDRVMQALQAPRTDDGTATDGRPTS is encoded by the coding sequence GTGACGGGCGGCGGCCCCACCCCCCCTGCCGGATCGGGATCCACCCTGGCCGACAAACTCAACCTGCTCTTCGACACCGTCCGGCCGGCCGGACGCGATCCCTACACCTCGCGGGAGGTCGCCGACGCCATCCGGGAGCGGGGCGGATCGATCTCCGACGTGTACATCTGGCAACTGCGCACCGGCCGACGGACCAACCCGACCAAGGAGCATCTGGAGGCCCTCGCCGACTTCTTCGACGTCGACCCCGCCTTCTTCTTCGACCGGCGACGCTCCGGCGAGATCGAACGGGACCTGCACGCCCTGCAGGCGATGCGCAACCTGAAGGTCCGGGCCGTCGCGACCCGGCTGAGCGCGCTGCCCGAGGAGCAGTTGGACGCGGTCGGCGACATCCTCGACCGGGTGATGCAGGCGTTGCAGGCGCCACGTACCGACGACGGCACCGCCACCGACGGACGCCCCACCTCGTGA
- a CDS encoding sugar ABC transporter permease produces MPVRSVAVARPGWWTIHRRDQAAGYLFITPQLVGTAVFVLVPLGLVGWYSLHEWNVLAGTFEFTGADNYRQLTDDPALPGVLGATALFSIGLVTVNLALALLLAVLLSQKLRGTVVFRTLFFSPVVVSLVAWTIVWRFLLQADGGVNGLLGTLGVDGPNWLRGEATAMVAVIVVQVVKNVGLNMVLFLAALQGVPGELYEAARVDGASRWTQFRRITVPLISPTILLTSIITVVGSLQVFAQIAVLTQGGPGNATTVLVYYLYQQAFQFHHFGYGATLSVLLFGIVLALTVVQWQMRRRWVFHEQ; encoded by the coding sequence ATGCCGGTCCGGTCGGTGGCGGTGGCCCGGCCCGGCTGGTGGACCATCCACCGCCGGGACCAGGCCGCCGGCTACCTGTTCATCACCCCGCAGCTCGTCGGTACGGCGGTGTTCGTGCTGGTGCCGCTGGGCCTGGTCGGCTGGTACAGCCTGCACGAGTGGAACGTACTGGCCGGCACGTTCGAGTTCACCGGCGCGGACAACTACCGGCAGCTGACCGACGATCCCGCGCTGCCCGGCGTACTCGGGGCCACCGCCCTGTTCTCCATCGGCCTGGTGACGGTCAACCTTGCCCTGGCGTTGCTGCTGGCGGTGCTGCTCAGCCAGAAGCTGCGCGGCACCGTCGTGTTCCGGACGCTGTTCTTCTCACCGGTGGTCGTGTCACTGGTCGCCTGGACCATCGTCTGGCGGTTCCTGCTGCAGGCCGACGGTGGCGTCAACGGCCTGCTCGGCACCCTCGGCGTCGACGGGCCGAACTGGCTGCGCGGCGAGGCCACCGCCATGGTCGCGGTGATCGTCGTGCAGGTGGTCAAGAACGTCGGCCTCAACATGGTGCTGTTCCTGGCCGCGCTGCAGGGCGTGCCGGGGGAGCTGTACGAGGCCGCCCGGGTCGACGGGGCCAGCCGGTGGACCCAGTTCCGGCGGATCACCGTACCGCTGATCAGCCCGACCATCCTGCTCACCTCGATCATCACCGTGGTCGGGTCGCTGCAGGTGTTCGCGCAGATCGCGGTGCTCACCCAGGGCGGGCCGGGCAACGCGACCACGGTGCTCGTCTACTACCTCTACCAGCAGGCGTTCCAGTTCCACCACTTCGGCTACGGGGCGACCCTGTCGGTGCTGCTGTTCGGCATCGTGCTGGCGTTGACCGTGGTGCAGTGGCAGATGCGTCGGAGATGGGTGTTCCATGAGCAGTAG